One part of the Acidobacteriota bacterium genome encodes these proteins:
- a CDS encoding ribosome maturation factor RimP, protein MKLEKELQDQLAAIVADEGLELVATEVAGTGPKTILRLVVDGPDGVNLDQCASVSRQASAMLDVEDPIRHSYTLEVSSPGLDRKLFRDEDYENHAGQRVKIRMSPAYRDHRTVVGELLGRKGGCVRVIDDSGEEIDLPIAEIFEARLEVDWSSVMKKGKAGS, encoded by the coding sequence ATGAAGCTAGAAAAGGAACTGCAGGATCAGCTCGCCGCCATCGTAGCGGACGAGGGGCTCGAGCTCGTCGCGACCGAGGTCGCAGGGACAGGGCCGAAAACCATCCTGCGCCTTGTGGTCGATGGCCCTGACGGCGTCAACCTCGATCAGTGTGCTTCTGTTTCAAGGCAGGCGTCAGCCATGTTGGATGTCGAGGATCCGATCCGCCACAGTTACACGCTCGAGGTGTCGTCCCCGGGGCTCGACCGCAAGCTCTTCAGGGACGAGGACTACGAGAATCATGCCGGCCAGCGGGTGAAGATCCGGATGTCGCCTGCATATCGAGATCACCGGACGGTCGTCGGTGAGCTCCTCGGTCGGAAGGGCGGCTGCGTTCGAGTCATCGACGACTCCGGCGAGGAGATCGATCTTCCAATCGCCGAAATTTTCGAAGCGCGACTCGAGGTGGATTGGTCCTCGGTCATGAAGAAAGGGAAAGCCGGATCATGA